From a single Micromonospora carbonacea genomic region:
- a CDS encoding sugar phosphate isomerase/epimerase family protein produces the protein MARPITLFTGQWADLPFDEVCRLASEWGYDGLEIACWGDHFEVDKALADDSYVERKLATLAKHNLKVFTISNHLVGQAVCDHPIDERHQGILPARIWGDGEPEGVRQRAAEEIKDTARAAAKLGVDTVVGFTGSSVWHTLAMFPPVPPEMIERGYQDFADRWNPILDVFDEVGVRFAHEVHPSEIAYDYYTTKRTLEAIGHRPAFGLNWDPSHFVWQELDPVNFIFDFADRIYHVDCKDAKVRTGDGRRGRLASHLPWADLRRGWDFVSTGHGDVPWEDSFRALNAIGYSGPISIEWEDAGMDRLVGAPEALQFVRRLAFDAPSAAFDAAFSSKD, from the coding sequence ATGGCGCGACCCATCACGCTCTTCACCGGCCAGTGGGCCGATCTTCCGTTCGACGAGGTCTGCCGGCTCGCCTCCGAGTGGGGCTACGACGGGCTGGAGATCGCCTGCTGGGGCGACCACTTCGAGGTCGACAAGGCCCTCGCCGACGACTCGTACGTCGAACGGAAGCTCGCGACCCTGGCGAAGCACAACCTGAAGGTCTTCACGATCTCCAACCACCTGGTCGGTCAGGCCGTCTGCGACCACCCGATCGACGAGCGGCACCAGGGCATCCTGCCCGCCCGGATCTGGGGCGACGGCGAGCCCGAAGGGGTACGCCAGCGGGCCGCCGAGGAGATCAAGGACACCGCGCGGGCGGCGGCGAAGCTGGGCGTGGACACCGTCGTCGGGTTCACCGGCTCGTCGGTCTGGCACACCCTGGCGATGTTCCCGCCGGTGCCGCCGGAGATGATCGAGCGCGGCTACCAGGACTTCGCCGACCGGTGGAACCCGATCCTCGACGTCTTCGACGAGGTGGGGGTGCGCTTCGCCCACGAGGTCCACCCCAGCGAGATCGCCTACGACTACTACACCACCAAGCGGACGCTGGAGGCGATCGGTCACCGGCCCGCGTTCGGGCTGAACTGGGACCCGTCGCACTTCGTGTGGCAGGAGCTGGACCCGGTGAACTTCATCTTCGACTTCGCGGACCGGATCTACCACGTCGACTGCAAGGACGCGAAGGTCCGCACCGGCGACGGCCGGCGCGGCCGGCTGGCGTCCCACCTGCCCTGGGCCGACCTGCGCCGGGGCTGGGACTTCGTCTCCACCGGGCACGGCGACGTGCCGTGGGAGGACTCCTTCCGGGCGCTGAACGCGATCGGCTACTCCGGCCCCATCTCCATCGAGTGGGAGGACGCCGGGATGGACCGCCTGGTGGGCGCGCCCGAGGCGTTGCAGTTCGTCCGGCGGCTCGCCTTCGACGCCCCGTCGGCGGCCTTCGACGCCGCGTTCAGCAGCAAGGACTGA
- a CDS encoding ROK family transcriptional regulator — translation MTYDGPDNADQARLLRLLRDDGPRSRVELGDAAGLTRARLVAEVDRLVALGLVETAGPAASRGGRRSSLLRVAGTVRFAGVTIGPRQIDVAVTDGELSVLARRREPVDVRLGPEATIARTLELLGKVRANLGLGGLTGVGVALPAPVAFREGSPVSPPALPGWHGYGVRDALAAELGCPVLVDNDANVMALGEQHAGTGRAFDDFLYVKLGTAIGCGLVLGGALHRGATSGAGGIAHLRQGDDGPTCACGETGCLEAYCSDAALVREARAAVEDGRSPALAARLAEAGTLTVADVGRATVAGDPAAQALVRDAARRLGRVLVGLVNFVNPGIVIIGGTAVGLGPTMLAEIRSVVYRRSPPLATGNLPIVLSDLDDTAGVVGAARLASDDVFGVA, via the coding sequence ATGACGTACGACGGCCCGGACAACGCCGACCAGGCCCGGCTGCTGCGGTTGCTCCGCGACGACGGCCCGCGTTCCCGGGTCGAGCTCGGCGACGCCGCGGGGCTCACCCGGGCCCGGCTCGTCGCGGAGGTCGACCGCCTGGTCGCCCTGGGCCTGGTGGAGACCGCCGGCCCGGCCGCGTCCCGGGGCGGCCGCCGCTCGTCGCTGCTGCGCGTCGCCGGCACGGTCCGCTTCGCCGGGGTCACGATCGGTCCCCGGCAGATCGACGTCGCGGTCACCGACGGCGAGCTGTCCGTCCTGGCCCGACGCCGCGAGCCCGTCGACGTCCGCCTCGGCCCGGAGGCGACCATCGCCCGTACGCTCGAACTGCTCGGCAAGGTCCGCGCGAACCTCGGCCTGGGCGGGCTGACCGGGGTGGGGGTGGCCCTGCCCGCCCCGGTCGCGTTCCGCGAGGGGTCCCCGGTCTCCCCGCCGGCCCTGCCCGGCTGGCACGGGTACGGCGTCCGTGACGCGCTCGCCGCCGAGCTGGGCTGCCCGGTGCTGGTCGACAACGACGCCAACGTGATGGCGCTCGGCGAGCAGCACGCCGGCACCGGCCGCGCCTTCGACGACTTCCTCTACGTCAAGCTGGGCACCGCCATCGGCTGCGGCCTGGTGCTCGGCGGCGCGCTGCACCGGGGGGCCACCAGCGGCGCGGGCGGCATCGCGCACCTGCGGCAGGGCGACGACGGCCCGACCTGCGCGTGCGGCGAGACGGGTTGCCTGGAGGCGTACTGCTCGGACGCGGCCCTGGTCCGGGAGGCGCGCGCGGCGGTAGAGGACGGCCGGTCGCCGGCGCTCGCCGCCCGGCTCGCCGAGGCCGGCACGCTCACCGTCGCGGACGTGGGCCGGGCGACGGTGGCCGGCGACCCCGCCGCGCAGGCGCTGGTCCGCGACGCGGCCCGGCGGCTCGGCCGCGTCCTGGTCGGCCTGGTCAACTTCGTCAACCCCGGCATCGTGATCATCGGCGGGACGGCCGTGGGCCTCGGGCCGACCATGCTCGCCGAGATCCGGTCGGTGGTCTACCGGCGGTCGCCGCCGCTGGCCACCGGCAACCTGCCGATCGTGCTGTCCGACCTGGACGACACCGCCGGGGTGGTGGGCGCGGCCCGCCTGGCCAGCGACGACGTCTTCGGCGTGGCGTGA
- a CDS encoding MMPL family transporter, whose translation MAGRRGGTATLVAALVVIGWLVVGGVAGPYAGKLGDVSTNDNASFLPADAEATRAQDLTAQFADQQTTPALVVYARTTGITDADRQRAAADAARFARVPGVVTPIPPPVPSQDGQALQVVVPIDEAEGERIGQVVNELRAIAGADRDGLTVDVAGPAGLLADLIEVFGAIDGPLLLVTLSVVLVILLVVYRSPVLWVFPLLAAGTSYALAAVFVYLLADHDVVKLNGQAQGILTVLVFGAGTDYALLLIARYREELHRHERPWAAMRAAWRGAAPAIIASGGTVILSLLCLLLSSLNSNRALGPIAAIGIAATLLVMLTFLPALLVLGGRWAFWPRRPAVDQADPQTEHGLWSRIAGFVARRARVVWLTTAAVLALLTIGLTQLGVTTLGQSAMFTQRTDSVAGQDVIAAHYPAGTGSPATIFTRQETAGQVAEVAQRVPGVAAVRPVTQGSQAGPPEPNAPPKVVDGRVEFEATLADPPDSDGAERTIRDLREAVHGVPGSDSVVGGFTAINVDTSDASARDRNVIIPVVLLVIAVILALLLRALLAPLLLIATVVLSFLATLGLCALIFRHLLDYPGVDQSFPLFAFVFLVALGIDYNIFLMSRVREESVHRGTRPGVLAGLAVTGGVITSAGIVLAATFSALAVLPLVVLVELGVAVAVGVLLDTIVVRSLLVPALSYDIGARIWWPGRLGRTDRKARHAR comes from the coding sequence ATGGCCGGAAGACGGGGCGGCACCGCCACGCTTGTCGCTGCGCTGGTCGTCATCGGCTGGCTGGTCGTCGGCGGGGTCGCCGGGCCGTACGCCGGGAAGCTGGGGGACGTCTCCACCAACGACAACGCCTCCTTCCTGCCCGCCGACGCCGAGGCCACCCGGGCGCAGGACCTGACCGCCCAGTTCGCCGACCAGCAGACCACCCCGGCGCTCGTCGTCTACGCGCGGACCACCGGCATCACCGACGCCGACCGGCAGCGGGCCGCCGCCGACGCCGCCCGGTTCGCCCGGGTCCCCGGCGTCGTCACACCGATCCCGCCACCCGTGCCCAGCCAGGACGGCCAGGCCCTCCAGGTGGTCGTGCCCATCGACGAGGCCGAAGGGGAGCGGATCGGGCAGGTCGTCAACGAGCTGCGCGCCATCGCCGGCGCCGACCGGGACGGCCTCACCGTGGACGTCGCCGGGCCCGCCGGGCTGCTCGCCGACCTCATCGAGGTCTTCGGCGCCATCGACGGGCCGCTGCTGCTGGTCACCCTCAGCGTGGTGCTGGTCATCCTGCTGGTCGTCTACCGCAGCCCGGTGCTGTGGGTCTTCCCGCTCCTCGCCGCCGGCACCTCGTACGCCCTCGCGGCGGTCTTCGTCTATCTCCTCGCCGACCACGACGTGGTCAAGCTCAACGGGCAGGCGCAGGGCATCCTCACCGTCCTCGTCTTCGGCGCGGGCACCGACTACGCGCTGCTGCTCATCGCCCGCTACCGGGAGGAACTGCACCGGCACGAACGCCCCTGGGCCGCCATGCGGGCCGCCTGGCGCGGCGCCGCCCCGGCGATCATCGCCTCCGGCGGCACCGTCATCCTCAGCCTGCTCTGCCTGCTGCTGTCCAGCCTCAACTCCAACCGGGCGCTCGGCCCGATCGCCGCCATCGGCATCGCCGCCACCCTGCTGGTCATGCTGACCTTCCTGCCCGCCCTGCTCGTGCTCGGCGGGCGCTGGGCGTTCTGGCCGCGCCGCCCCGCCGTCGACCAGGCCGACCCGCAGACCGAGCACGGCCTCTGGAGCCGCATCGCCGGCTTCGTCGCCCGCCGCGCCCGGGTCGTCTGGCTCACCACCGCCGCCGTGCTGGCCCTGCTCACCATCGGCCTCACCCAGCTCGGCGTCACCACCCTCGGCCAGAGCGCCATGTTCACCCAGCGCACCGACTCCGTCGCCGGCCAGGACGTGATCGCCGCCCACTACCCGGCCGGCACCGGCAGCCCGGCCACCATCTTCACCCGGCAGGAGACCGCCGGCCAGGTCGCCGAGGTGGCCCAGCGGGTGCCCGGCGTCGCCGCCGTCCGCCCCGTCACCCAGGGCAGCCAGGCCGGCCCGCCCGAGCCGAACGCCCCGCCGAAGGTGGTCGACGGCCGCGTCGAGTTCGAGGCCACCCTCGCCGACCCGCCCGACAGCGACGGCGCGGAGCGGACCATCCGCGACCTGCGCGAGGCGGTGCACGGCGTGCCCGGCTCGGACTCCGTCGTCGGCGGGTTCACCGCGATCAACGTGGACACCTCCGACGCGTCCGCCCGCGACCGCAACGTGATCATCCCCGTGGTGCTCCTGGTGATCGCCGTCATCCTGGCCCTGCTGCTGCGCGCCCTGCTCGCCCCGCTGCTGCTCATCGCGACCGTGGTGCTGTCGTTCCTCGCCACCCTCGGGCTGTGCGCGCTGATCTTCCGCCACCTGCTCGACTACCCGGGCGTCGACCAGTCGTTCCCGCTGTTCGCGTTCGTCTTCCTCGTCGCCCTCGGCATCGACTACAACATCTTCCTGATGAGCCGCGTCCGCGAGGAGTCGGTGCACCGGGGCACCCGCCCCGGCGTCCTCGCCGGCCTCGCCGTCACCGGCGGCGTCATCACCTCCGCCGGCATCGTGCTCGCCGCGACGTTCTCCGCGCTCGCCGTGCTGCCGCTGGTCGTCCTCGTCGAGCTGGGCGTCGCCGTCGCCGTCGGGGTCCTGCTCGACACCATCGTCGTCCGGTCGCTGCTGGTGCCCGCCCTGTCGTACGACATCGGGGCCCGGATCTGGTGGCCCGGCCGGCTCGGCCGCACGGACCGGAAGGCGCGCCATGCCCGCTGA
- a CDS encoding NAD(P)/FAD-dependent oxidoreductase: MPAEHDVVIVGGGLAGLAAARRLHRAGVSWRLLEAGDRLGGRVATDTVDGYLIDRGFQVLNTAYPRLGTLLDLATLDLGWFTPGVLVRRGATVARLVNPLREPAGAAGTARAGVGSLRDRLRFAALAAGCATLPPGRLLDAPETTAEAALRRAGLSSAIIEELLRPFLSGVLVGRALETSGHVLAMVLRSFARGRVGVPAQGMGALPRAIAAPLPADLVELRAPVTGVDPHRVRTQAGELRCRAVLVAVDPPTAGTLLPALDRVRMHAYTTYYHATDTPPLDEPILLVDGDRRELVANTVVLSHAAPTYAPAGRHLVATSVVGPSAPPEPIVRAELARLYGRPTADWEHLTTVDVPAALPAAPPPQGRLRKPVALGGGLFVAGDHRDSPSIQGALASGWRAAGAVLAELRAPG, encoded by the coding sequence ATGCCCGCTGAGCACGACGTCGTCATCGTCGGCGGCGGCCTCGCCGGGCTCGCCGCCGCCCGCCGGCTGCACCGCGCCGGCGTGTCCTGGCGGCTGCTGGAGGCCGGCGACCGGCTCGGCGGCCGGGTCGCCACCGACACGGTCGACGGGTACCTGATCGACCGGGGCTTCCAGGTGCTCAACACCGCGTACCCCCGGCTCGGCACGCTGCTCGACCTGGCCACCCTCGACCTGGGCTGGTTCACCCCCGGGGTGCTGGTCCGGCGCGGCGCGACCGTCGCCCGGCTGGTCAACCCGCTGCGCGAGCCGGCCGGGGCGGCGGGCACCGCGCGGGCCGGCGTCGGCTCGCTGCGCGACCGGCTCCGGTTCGCGGCGCTCGCCGCCGGCTGCGCCACCCTGCCGCCCGGCCGGCTGCTCGACGCCCCCGAGACCACCGCCGAGGCGGCGTTGCGCCGCGCCGGCCTCTCCAGCGCGATCATCGAGGAACTGCTGCGGCCCTTCCTGTCCGGCGTGCTCGTCGGCCGGGCGCTGGAGACCTCCGGCCACGTGCTCGCGATGGTGCTGCGCTCGTTCGCCCGGGGGCGCGTCGGCGTGCCGGCGCAGGGGATGGGGGCGCTGCCCCGGGCCATCGCCGCGCCGCTGCCCGCCGACCTGGTCGAGCTGCGCGCGCCCGTCACCGGGGTCGACCCCCACCGGGTACGCACCCAGGCCGGCGAGCTGCGCTGCCGCGCCGTGCTCGTCGCCGTCGACCCGCCCACCGCCGGCACGCTGCTGCCGGCCCTCGACCGGGTACGCATGCACGCCTACACCACCTACTACCACGCCACCGACACCCCGCCCCTGGACGAGCCGATCCTGCTCGTCGACGGCGACCGCCGGGAACTCGTCGCCAACACCGTCGTGCTGAGCCACGCCGCGCCCACGTACGCGCCCGCCGGGCGGCACCTCGTCGCCACCTCCGTCGTCGGCCCGTCCGCCCCGCCCGAGCCGATCGTCCGCGCCGAGCTGGCCCGCCTCTACGGCCGCCCCACGGCGGACTGGGAGCACCTGACCACCGTCGACGTCCCCGCCGCGCTGCCCGCCGCGCCGCCGCCGCAGGGGCGGCTGCGCAAACCGGTGGCGCTCGGCGGCGGCCTCTTCGTCGCCGGGGACCACCGCGACAGCCCGTCCATCCAGGGCGCGCTGGCCAGCGGCTGGCGGGCCGCTGGGGCGGTGTTGGCCGAGCTGCGCGCGCCGGGCTGA
- a CDS encoding sterol desaturase family protein — protein MDISYDCDTALASPAPRARASSAARAVGRIAAYPTLVVAMVVVGVAALRYGWNLGAVNFAFLVGSLTYFAVLERLIPYEPAWHPSLREWRWYGIYFLLTVLGGGLAQLPIMALVGVVAVPQGWLPLWVEVPFAVLLGSLASYVMHRLGHTNAWLWRLHGVHHVPDKVNVGNNGVNHIFDIVLAQGAVQLALAFAGFSEPAVFAIGLFVIVQGYFIHANIDVRIGWLNHVFSSPEQHRLHHSTDLAEAGNFGSDLSIWDQLFGTFTWRSGRRPAAVGLHNPKSFPPTGEIVASLVHPWRSRAAARGARG, from the coding sequence GTGGACATTTCCTATGACTGCGACACCGCTCTGGCGTCGCCCGCGCCGAGGGCCCGTGCCAGCTCGGCCGCGCGCGCCGTCGGGCGGATCGCGGCCTACCCGACACTGGTCGTCGCCATGGTCGTGGTCGGCGTGGCCGCGCTGCGGTACGGGTGGAACCTCGGGGCCGTCAACTTCGCCTTTCTGGTCGGTTCGCTCACCTATTTCGCCGTCCTTGAGCGCCTGATCCCGTACGAACCGGCCTGGCATCCGAGTCTGCGTGAATGGCGCTGGTACGGGATCTACTTTCTGCTCACGGTGCTCGGCGGCGGGCTGGCCCAGTTGCCGATCATGGCGCTCGTCGGGGTGGTCGCCGTGCCCCAGGGGTGGCTCCCGCTGTGGGTGGAGGTGCCGTTCGCGGTGCTGCTCGGCTCGCTGGCCAGCTATGTCATGCACCGGCTCGGGCACACCAACGCGTGGCTGTGGCGACTCCACGGGGTGCACCACGTGCCGGACAAGGTCAACGTCGGCAACAACGGCGTCAACCATATCTTCGACATCGTGCTCGCCCAGGGCGCGGTGCAGTTGGCGCTCGCCTTCGCCGGATTCTCCGAGCCGGCCGTCTTCGCCATCGGCTTGTTCGTCATCGTCCAGGGTTACTTCATCCACGCCAACATCGATGTGCGCATCGGTTGGCTGAACCATGTTTTCAGCAGCCCTGAGCAGCACCGTCTCCATCACAGCACGGACCTCGCCGAGGCCGGCAATTTCGGCTCCGATCTTTCCATCTGGGATCAGCTCTTCGGCACCTTCACGTGGCGTTCGGGCCGCCGTCCGGCCGCGGTCGGGCTGCACAATCCGAAATCGTTCCCACCGACCGGTGAAATCGTCGCCAGCCTGGTGCACCCGTGGCGCTCCCGAGCCGCTGCCCGAGGTGCGCGTGGCTGA